GATGTCATTCTCAATTCTCCAGCTCCCAGTACGCGACCGCCATGCCCATGATGGCGCGGTAAAACGGCTCGTAGGCCAACACCTTCGCCGGCGTCTTCCCTACCGCGCCCAACAGCGTGATCCACGATCGCATCTCGATGTCGCCGTGATCGAGGAGATCGCACGTCGAAAGGCCGGAGAGTTTTTCGCCTTCGCCGCGCGCCATCAATTCCAGCGCCTGGCGGTCGAACTCTTCGCTGATCGAGCCATAGGTATGGTTTCCCTGATAGTGGGGCCAGGGGTAGCCGCCGGTAAAATGGGAAAGCCCGCCGGAAGCGTAGAGCGCGACCCTCTCGGCGCCGCCGCGCCGGTCGATGATTTCCCGGATAGCTTGTCCGATGCGGTAGCAGCGCCCCGGGCTGATCGCCGGCATGTGAATCGCGTTGACGAAGAGAAGGACGACGGGGACGTCGGCCTCGGGCGCGATGGTTTTGAGAATCGGCGCGTGGGCGTGGGAGAGAAGCTCCGAGTTGGGAAAAGACTCGCTGAACGAGACATCGAACTCGCGCTCGACCAGGCCGTCCAAGAGATTCCGCGCCAGGCCGGCATGGCTCCGATAGCGGTTCCCGCCGCTTTGGCCCCGCTCGGTCGCCAAAAATTCTTCACCGACGTAGAGCGCGATCTGAGGCAGGTTGTCCTCCTTGAAGTTTTCGCTCTGGTCGTCGCCGACGAGAATCAGGGCGTCGAGTTTTTTTTCCTTGAGCTTTTGCCGCAAAAAATCGAGCCCCGACTTGACGTGCTGGTACCGCGGCCGGTTCTCCTCCAGGCTTTCTTCGGCAACCTTCGGATGTACCGGAGGCTCCACGCCGTAGCGCCGCTTGTAGCCGCCGCGATTGCGCTCGCGGTGCTGGTCCCACTTCTCCGGGTCAAGCAACGTAAACGCGTGCGAAGAAGCCATTGCGGCTACGAGCTTAGCCATCGTCTTCCTGTTCCGTCAGATATATTTTCCCTCTCCCGCTTGCGGGAGAGGGCCAGGGTGAGGGTCAAATCCGCGCTGCACCACCTTCACCTTTCATCCTCTCCCTCCATAAGGAGGGCGAGGATAAGACTGAAAGCAAAGATTCTCGCATTAAAGTTAGCCTAAGGCACAGAATTTTGCTCGCGCCCCTCGGCCTGAAAGTGAAAGCCGCCGCCCGGTCGGAGAGCCCGCGCGTCCGACACAGGCGTTGGGATTAACCACCACCCTATCGCGCGGCTAGGAGAGCGGACGGCGGCTTGCACGCACTCCTCACTCCCACGCCGGCACCTGATGCGACATCATGATCTCTTTCCGCTCCGCCGCCGATTGTAGAATTCCCAGGCAGACCTCGAGCGTCGCCTCGCCCCATCGTCCGTCGTGATAAACCGGACGCCCTTTCACAACCGCATCGTAAAGCTCCATGACTTCCGCTTGGCGGCCGACGAGCGTCTTTTCGATCGGCGCTTCTTCCTTCCCTTCATCGCCGTAAATGATGATCCCATCCGGCGACTGGCGCATGTCCCCTTTCTCGCAACTCACGAGCGTGAGGCCAAAAAATTTCTGGTGCTTTCTCTCGTGCTGATTTTCTTCCAGTCCCGGCCAACCGTGGCTTACCGAGCCTTCTTTTATGCCGCGCTCGCCGTAGCGCATTTTCTCTTTGAAGGCTTCGAGCTCTTTTTCGCGGTCGGGTCCCCGGATCTTGTTGAAGCTTTTCCGCGCGTGCGCGTTGGTTTCCGGGTGGCGAAGATACCCGCCTTCGCCCACCCATTCGTAAAGCTCCGCCGTGTCGAAAAAGCCGTAGCCGCTGTAGATGACGGTCGCCGGAACGCCGTTCTCGAACTCGAGGTAGCAGACGTGCGCTCCCTCGGCGCGCGTCGCGTCCCAACGGCCGGTCATCGCTCTCACGCTCCGCACTTTGCCGCCGCCGAGCAGTCTCACGATGTCGATCTGGTGCGGCCCCTGATTGAGCACGACTCCATGGCTCGCGTTCAAGTCCTTATCGGTGTAGGGCCGCACCATGAAATCGTTATAGTTCCACGTCTGGATCATACAGAGCCGCCCGAGTCTCCCGCTTTGGATAATCTCGCGCATTTTTCGGATCGCCGGATCGAAGCTGTGCGTGTGACCGCAGAGAAGCTTGATGCCGTATTTCTCCGCCGCGGCGTTCATCGCTTCGCACTCATCGATCGAGAGCGCCATCGGTTTTTCCACGATCACGTGCTTGCGGTTTTCAGCGGCGGCAATCGTGTGGCGCGCGTGCATCTCGTGGGGGGTTGCGATGTAAACCGCGTCGACGTTGGGGTTTTGGACCAACTCTTCCAGAGTTTCGTAAACCTCGCCGCCGAATTCTTCGTGGAATTTTTCCCGGGCGCTCTTGCGCTCGTCGGCCGCCGCGGTGACTTTGATATACGGAAGCTGCACGATCTCGGGCAAGACGCGCGTGGCCGCCTCGCCGAGCCCGGCAAATCCTATCCGTAAGATCTCCGGCATACGTTGCTATCTCTCTAGCGATTCGCAAAGAGGAGAGTTTCCAGCTTCCGCGTTTTTTCCTTCATGTACTCTTTCCACGGCTGTGAGGCCGGGACCACGTCGTCGCCCGCGTCTATGAGGAAGCGGTTTCGCTTGGGGTCCCGCACCACGTTGGCCGGCTCTTTCCCCTCCTGCAGGTCGCGGATCGCTTTGAAAAGAAACTTCCGCGCCACAATCACCGCCACGTCCATGGAGGCCAAGTGCTCCCGGCCCCGGTCCTGCACCGCGCCCATTCCCTCCGTGACGCAGAGATCCTGCACCTGGAAATTCATGCCGATGCCGCTGTAGCTCTCCTTTCTCATCGATTCTCGATCTTGCCGGTAGCGATTCCCTTTGTGACGGGTAGGCCGGTAGTCCCGCATCATATCCGCGCGCCGTCTCCTCGTCCCTTCCTTGTCCATCGGGCCCTGCCGGCTGAATATGAAGGTATATTTCCAGTGATGCTCGTCGTCGATCGGGACATGCCAGTTCACCGAGTAGGCGCCCTCAATCCCATATTGCTCGCCGAAGAACGCGGTAAAGCTCGGCAAGACGAACTCCGTCATGTAGAGCTTGTAGTGGTCGGGGTCGTCTTTGAGCCGCCGGAGCTTGTAGCTTCTCACGCCGTATTCCGTCAGCTCGGCCTCGTAGCTCTCCATTTCGGGAGCCGAGCCCCTGCGGTTCAAATCCTCACCAGGCACGATGTCAGCGTCTCGGTTATGAGGGTTGTAATGCAGGAACGAGAGGTGGGCGAGATCGATGTTGCCTTCGTTGGCTTGGAGATAATTGCACTCGTGGAAAAGCTTGATGCCGAAGGCCTGCTCGTCCGGAACGGCGAGGAATTCGTAATTCGGAAACAGCGGCGGCTCTCCGGGACCCATGTAAGTGAAAACGATCCCCGCCTTTTCGACGCACGGATAAGCCGGATGGCGAATCGAATCTTTATTGGCTCCGCCTCCGGGCTCGCCCGGCTGGTCGAGGCAGCGGCCATGAATGTCGTAAAGCCAGCCGTGGTAGATACAGCGCAGGCCGCCGTCCTCCACCCTGCCGTAGCTCAAATCTGCGCATCGGTGCGAGCAGTGAAGGCCCAAAAGACCGAGCCTTCCCCGATCGTCTCTAAAAAGAACCAACTCCTCTCCGAGCAGCATCAACGGCACCGGTGCGCCGCCCGGCGGAATTTCCTCGGCAAGCGCCGCTGGAATCCAGTAGCGCCGCATCAGCTCGCCGCACGGCGTTCCAGGGCCGGTCTGAGTTAAAAGATTGTTTTCTTCTTTGGTCATGATTTACAGTCCTGCGGCAAAATCAGTCGTAACTTCACCTCAACTCTTCCCTCTCCCCCACGTTTTTTGTGGGGGAGAGGGTAAGGGTGAGGGGCTCTGAGCTTAGGACCCTCACCCCTGCCCTCTCCCACAAGCGGGCGAGGGAGCAAAATGACATACCAGAAACACATCCACGGAGGTCACTCCCGCATGTCCGACTTGATGCCGTTGGCGGCCAGCGCCGTCTCGAACATCCGCTTTATCTCGGGATCTTCCCTGTCGTACTCGATCTGCGTGCCGCCCTCGTCCACCGGCGTGAAAACCCCCTCGCGTGTGGCCGCCTTGCGCACGCCGAACGGATAGATCCGGCTGCCGTTGCGAAAAGCAAGCTGGAGCGCCGCCTCCTTGCCGGTGTTGAAGTGCTGATGGAACCATCCGGTCGGCGGGCTGAAAACGCTGCCGACTTTCCATTCGACCTTGACGACCCGCTCCCCTTTTCCTTGCGCGAACGGCTGCGTCCCCAGCTCGTTCGGCCACATGAGGGTATAGCCCTCGGAGCGGAGGATCAACAGCACGGCGCCGCCGCCGTGGTGGTGCGCCTTGGCGTAGCGTCCCACCGGCCAGTCCGCGAGATGCGTGATCAGGCTGTTCCCCGCCGGCTCGACCTGAACGATATTGTAGCCGCTGCCGTGGCCCGTTCCCTGCCCCTCGTTCGGCCGGTCGCCGCTGTTTCTTTTGCGCAGGCGATCCAAAGCCGCCGGCGCGTCGTGCACGACGTTGACCTCCCAAAGTCCTTTTTCCACCGCGGCGTCTTTCGAAAAATAGTCCGGCTCTCCGGCGTAGCGGTCGGTAAACTGAAAATCGCAGCTGCGGACGAATTTCTCGTTGTGGAAGAGATCGAAGACGAGCGGCGCCGTGGTCACGGAGAGAAAAAAAACCGGCTCGCTGCCGGTGTTGACGAACTTGTGCGGCGCGTTGAGCGGAATCGCGAAGAGACTGCCCTTCTGCCAATCGAAGGAGTTGCCCCCCTCGCCGGGCCCGAAGAGCTGGGTCTTCCCTTTGCCTTTGATAACGTAAACGACTTTCTCATAGAGGTGCTTTTCCGTTTTGGTCTCTCCTCCGGGAGCGATCTCGGCCGCATACATTCCGGTGATTCCTTCCATCCCCTTCAACTGAACAAAAGCGGCCCGGCTCCCCAGGTTCTCCCACTGATTCAGCGGCTGTTGTTGCAGATCGGTCACCCCGTAGCCCGGAATGACGGGGATGCCCTGCTCCTCCATCCATTTCTCATAAGGCGTCGGCCGTGAACCGCGCGTCATGCTATTGTCCGCCATTATTTGCCTCGTTTCTTTTTTGACATGCTTTTTACTTTTTACTTGCCCCCAGCGCCTCTTCGATGACGGCGATGATCGGCTTCATCTCGAGCTTTCCCTGGACGTCGAGATCCATATATTTGACGCCGTCCATTCGTTTATTCTCGGCCGGCACCTGATCCTTGGGAATATCGATTCTGAGCGAGTCCGGCGCCTCGTCCGTCGACTTGGACAGGGCGCGCTGCAAGGTGAGCTGTCCCTCGCGGGAGAGAAACCAGTTGATGAAAACCTTTGCCGCGTTGGGATGGGGCGCGTTGTTGACGAGACCCATCGTGCCGTACTGCGAGACGAGTCCTGCCCCTTCTTTCATGGCGGCAAAACTATCGACGGGGAGACCCTGGTGCTTGGCTTTGGGAATATCGGAGCAGAAAAAGCAGATGGCGAACTTGCCGGCGGCCAGCCAGTCCGGCCCCTGGCGGAAGTCGCGAAACAGAGTGATGTCCATCTCGCCGAAAAGCCGCCGGATGAATTGCGGGCCCAGCTCCGGGTTGTGGTAGAAAAAGCGCAGCGCGCCGTTTCCCGGCCCCGGCACCCGTGCGTCGCGGGCCTCGATCTTCCCTTTCCACTTGGGAGTAAGAAAGTCCCAGAAGGAGGTGAACTCCTTTGGGTTCACCTGCTGGCTGTTATAGTGGGCGGCGCCGGTTTGAGGCACTCCGGTGAACCTGAAAACGTATTGACCTTCGGGATCGAGATAGCTGTGTTTGCCACGCCACCACTTGGACTCATCGACCACCTCGGGAAGAACGAGGGCGGGCTTGATCGGATCGAATACTTTGGCCGCGTGCAGGGTATTGTAGTTCGAGTTGAAGCCCTCGATGCACACGTCGGCGAGATACTTTTCCGCCCGCCGCTCGGCCAGGATGCGCTTGGCGATGTCGCCGCCGCCGCGCAGCGAAACGCCGACGAGCTTGATCTCGGGAAAGCGCTTCTGAAAAACCCCTTCGTCGAGCACGGCCCCCCAGCCACCGATGTAAACGTTGACCTGCCCTTCCTTCTTGGCCGCCGCCAGTATTTTTTCCCACTCCTGCGCGAAGGCGGGCCGCGCAAAGGCACAAGTAAAAAGTAAAAAGAGAAAAAATACGCCTCTCTTCATTTTTTACCTCCCACCAGCGCTTCTTCGAAGAGCTTCAGAATCGGCGTCCGGTCGAGCCACTCCTGGCGGCTGTCGAGGTCCATATAGTTGGCCGTGTCCAGGCGGCGGTCTTTGGGCATCACGTCGTCTTTGGGAATATCGATGCGCAGTGAATCCGGCGCGCCTTCACCGCTCTTTGCCAGCGCCTTCTGCAGCGCGCTCTGGCCTTCGCGCGAGAGGAACCAGTTGATAAAGACCTTCGCCGCATTGGGATGCGGC
This genomic stretch from Candidatus Binatia bacterium harbors:
- a CDS encoding extradiol ring-cleavage dioxygenase, whose amino-acid sequence is MAKLVAAMASSHAFTLLDPEKWDQHRERNRGGYKRRYGVEPPVHPKVAEESLEENRPRYQHVKSGLDFLRQKLKEKKLDALILVGDDQSENFKEDNLPQIALYVGEEFLATERGQSGGNRYRSHAGLARNLLDGLVEREFDVSFSESFPNSELLSHAHAPILKTIAPEADVPVVLLFVNAIHMPAISPGRCYRIGQAIREIIDRRGGAERVALYASGGLSHFTGGYPWPHYQGNHTYGSISEEFDRQALELMARGEGEKLSGLSTCDLLDHGDIEMRSWITLLGAVGKTPAKVLAYEPFYRAIMGMAVAYWELEN
- a CDS encoding Gfo/Idh/MocA family oxidoreductase gives rise to the protein MPEILRIGFAGLGEAATRVLPEIVQLPYIKVTAAADERKSAREKFHEEFGGEVYETLEELVQNPNVDAVYIATPHEMHARHTIAAAENRKHVIVEKPMALSIDECEAMNAAAEKYGIKLLCGHTHSFDPAIRKMREIIQSGRLGRLCMIQTWNYNDFMVRPYTDKDLNASHGVVLNQGPHQIDIVRLLGGGKVRSVRAMTGRWDATRAEGAHVCYLEFENGVPATVIYSGYGFFDTAELYEWVGEGGYLRHPETNAHARKSFNKIRGPDREKELEAFKEKMRYGERGIKEGSVSHGWPGLEENQHERKHQKFFGLTLVSCEKGDMRQSPDGIIIYGDEGKEEAPIEKTLVGRQAEVMELYDAVVKGRPVYHDGRWGEATLEVCLGILQSAAERKEIMMSHQVPAWE
- a CDS encoding Rieske 2Fe-2S domain-containing protein, whose protein sequence is MTKEENNLLTQTGPGTPCGELMRRYWIPAALAEEIPPGGAPVPLMLLGEELVLFRDDRGRLGLLGLHCSHRCADLSYGRVEDGGLRCIYHGWLYDIHGRCLDQPGEPGGGANKDSIRHPAYPCVEKAGIVFTYMGPGEPPLFPNYEFLAVPDEQAFGIKLFHECNYLQANEGNIDLAHLSFLHYNPHNRDADIVPGEDLNRRGSAPEMESYEAELTEYGVRSYKLRRLKDDPDHYKLYMTEFVLPSFTAFFGEQYGIEGAYSVNWHVPIDDEHHWKYTFIFSRQGPMDKEGTRRRRADMMRDYRPTRHKGNRYRQDRESMRKESYSGIGMNFQVQDLCVTEGMGAVQDRGREHLASMDVAVIVARKFLFKAIRDLQEGKEPANVVRDPKRNRFLIDAGDDVVPASQPWKEYMKEKTRKLETLLFANR
- a CDS encoding cupin domain-containing protein, with amino-acid sequence MADNSMTRGSRPTPYEKWMEEQGIPVIPGYGVTDLQQQPLNQWENLGSRAAFVQLKGMEGITGMYAAEIAPGGETKTEKHLYEKVVYVIKGKGKTQLFGPGEGGNSFDWQKGSLFAIPLNAPHKFVNTGSEPVFFLSVTTAPLVFDLFHNEKFVRSCDFQFTDRYAGEPDYFSKDAAVEKGLWEVNVVHDAPAALDRLRKRNSGDRPNEGQGTGHGSGYNIVQVEPAGNSLITHLADWPVGRYAKAHHHGGGAVLLILRSEGYTLMWPNELGTQPFAQGKGERVVKVEWKVGSVFSPPTGWFHQHFNTGKEAALQLAFRNGSRIYPFGVRKAATREGVFTPVDEGGTQIEYDREDPEIKRMFETALAANGIKSDMRE